The proteins below come from a single Miscanthus floridulus cultivar M001 chromosome 1, ASM1932011v1, whole genome shotgun sequence genomic window:
- the LOC136548082 gene encoding josephin-like protein, translating into MEPGAKSEAKQGEARAGSGAGASGSGGGSIKVYHERQRLQLCLLHALNNLMQEKECFTRVELDGIAGNLVLNDPNKGQWTPLSFIFKPHHNVITGNYDVNVLITALEARKKKVVWHDRRKGASSIDLNAEALVGLMINVPIRRFRGLWTGRHWVAIRSIDGVWFNLDSDLSEPKQFKDKESVIGFLDSVLSQGGELMVVLQDE; encoded by the exons ATGGAGCCGGGAGCCAAATCGGAAGCAAAGCAAGGTGAGGCGAGAGCGGGATCTGGTGCGGGGgcaagcggcagcggcggcggcagcatcaAGGTGTATCATGAGAGGCAGAGGCTGCAATTATGTCTCCTCCATGCTCTCAACAACCTTATGCAG GAAAAGGAATGTTTCACCCGTGTTGAGTTGGATGGGATCGCTGGAAATCTTGTTCTCAATGATCCAAACAAGGGCCAATGGACTCCTCTATCATTCATTTTTAAACCTCACCACAATGTTATAACTGGGAACTATGATGTAAATGTTCTCATCACAGCATTAGAAGCTAGAAAGAAGAAGGTGGTTTGGCATGATCGTCGGAAAGGGGCATCATCAATCGATCTGAATGCAGAAGCATTGGTAGGCCTGATGATCAATGTACCTATCAGGAGGTTCAGGGGGCTCTGGACTGGCAGGCATTGGGTGGCAATTCGAAGCATTGATGGCGTCTGGTTTAATTTGGACAGTGATCTTTCTGAACCCAAGCAGTTTAAGGACAAAGAAAGCGTGATTGGGTTCCTTGATAGTGTGCTCAGTCAAGGTGGAGAACTCATGGTCGTGCTGCAAGATGAATAA
- the LOC136548072 gene encoding sulfoquinovosyl transferase SQD2-like has translation MSQTGEAEVPLLQTEEADVEWSSKPRRIALFVEPSPFAYISGYKNRFQNFIKHLREMGDEVLVVTTHKGAPEEFHGAKVIGSWSFPCPLYQNVPLSLALSPRIFSEVNKFKPDIIHATSPGIMVLGALAIAKMISVPIVISYHTHLPAYIPRYNLNWLLEPTWGFIRCLHRSADLTLVPSVAIAEDFETAKVVPANRIRLWNKGVDSESFHTKYQRHEMRARLSGGEPEKPLVIHVGRFGREKNLDFLKRVMERLPGARIAFVGDGPYRAELEKMFMGMPAVFTGMLQGEELSQAYASADVFAMPSESETLGQVVLESMASGVPVVATRAGGIPDVIPKDKEGKTSFLFTPGDLDECVRKIEQLLNSKDLRETIGKAAREEMEKCDWRAASKKIRNEHYSTAISYWRKKMGKTN, from the exons ATGTCGCAGACAGGGGAGGCGGAGGTGCCGCTGTTGCAGACCGAGGAGGCGGACGTCGAGTGGAGCTCCAAGCCGCGCCGCATTGCTCTCTTCGTCGAGCCGTCGCCCTTTGC TTACATTTCCGGCTACAAGAATCGGTTTCAGAACTTCATCAAGCATCTACGAGAGATGGGCGATGAG GTATTGGTGGTGACTACTCACAAGGGAGCTCCTGAGGAGTTCCATGGAGCAAAGGTCATTGGCTCGTGGAG TTTTCCATGTCCTCTGTACCAAAATGTTCCACTCTCGCTGGCATTGAGCCCCAGAATATTTTCTGAGGTGAATAAATTCAAGCCGGACATAATCCATGCGACCTCACCTGGAATTATG GTTCTCGGCGCTCTGGCTATAGCAAAGATGATATCAGTTCCAATAGTGATCTCTTATCACACACATCTTCCAGC GTACATACCAAGATACAATTTAAATTGGTTACTTGAGCCCACATGGGGTTTTATAA GATGCCTCCACAGATCAGCAGATCTTACTCTAGTTCCTTCGGTGGCTATTGCTGAAGACTTTGAAACTGCTAAAGTGGTACCAG CAAACAGAATACGGCTTTGGAATAAGGGTGTAGATTCTGAAAGCTTTCATACTAAATATCAGAGGCATGAAATGCGTGCCAGATTGAG TGGCGGTGAACCAGAAAAACCATTGGTAATACATGTGGGCCGTTTTGGACGTGAAAAAAATTTGGATTTTCTGAAAAG GGTTATGGAGAGGCTCCCAGGAGCAAGGATTGCCTTTGTTGGAGACGGGCCATACAG GGCTGAGTTGGAAAAAATGTTCATGGGCATGCCTGCAGTTTTTACTGGAATGCTCCAAGGTGAGGAGCTCTCACAAGCTTACGCCAGTGCAGATGTATTTGCAATGCCTTCAGAGTCTGAGACCCTCGGGCAAGTAGTGCTGGAGTCCATGGCTTCTGGAGTCCCAGTCGTCGCTACTCGTGCTGGAGGGATACCTGATGTAATACCCAAGGACAAGGAGGGTAAGACAAGCTTTTTGTTTACACCCGGAGATCTCGATGAGTGTGTGAGGAAGATAGAGCAGCTCCTCAATTCAAAAGATCTCAGAGAAACCATTGGAAAGGCTGCCAGGGAAGAGATGGAGAAGTGTGACTGGAGAGCAGCCTCGAAGAAAATCCGCAATGAGCACTACAGCACTGCAATATCATACTGGCGGAAGAAGATGGGCAAAACTAACTAG
- the LOC136502047 gene encoding LOW QUALITY PROTEIN: uncharacterized protein (The sequence of the model RefSeq protein was modified relative to this genomic sequence to represent the inferred CDS: inserted 2 bases in 1 codon) — MDMDMEMPDPDELEWMESHGLVPEEEEDAYFDDPDEGFVPPPGDSDQPCDSPQPQDSAALRANEASGGLKRPPPPPPPEQDEEEERSKRRNVEQEDSEDEDWLRYSPPPAPEIFVAEKTISRFASEIHGDSVPVTAPNGERVYAKLAMEGLVGRGINGTRQGAHFSNPNSNHKGLLSESFHSLTRRAEQEALAKALQESTDSIDRVACSVTPLVTEKLWVEKYAPNSFTELLSDEHTNREALLWLKQWDSCVFGSHIRATGDDVLSALRRHSSTIHKNASNRNFFSKSKGGPVASQDDTPLNAQSSNPEGLGGSFSKKASVDNTPEQKVLLLCGPPGLGKTTLAHVAARHCGYHVVEINANDDRSASSIETKILDVVQMNSIMSDSKPKCLVIDEIDGALGDGKGAVEVILKMINAEKSNNSDRSTNGEETQARKASRKSHRTAKLLRPVICICNDLYAPALRQLRQVAKVHVFVQPTISRVVNRLKYICKNEGFKTSSIALSALAEYTECDIRSCLNTLQFLNKKRVALNITAFDSQVIGQKDKSKSILDVWKQVLQKKRLKRSGKAESLFNEDKDIDSLFTLISNRGDYEVAMDGIHENFLRLSYHDPMLQKTVKCLDILGVSDSLTQYVYRTQQMPLHAYQPPIAITISRMVAQVEKPNIEWPKALQRSRALLLEKKDMLKTWQNQMSPFVSRHLSXESFVEDIASPFLHILSPMSLRPVALNLLSEREKDELVQLVDTMVSYSVTYRNTKFVPQEKANISVVPHEVSSLSLYPPINNVINFKGYQSEHIGLSLAMKQVLVHEVEKQKIIKDSAGKLLNQSNDGDMKSEALSAIRKKTVANSIRPALHSSKDSSNCSSSTLEMQSNSASNVNGKDSVPAKKHSSRGTNFFGRFRKERPVDAKTRSDVGLQGGTLQRDSRPLIFKYNEGFTNAVKRPVRVRDLLLS; from the exons atggacatggacatggagatGCCAGATCCGGACGAGCTCGAGTGGATGGAGAGCCACGGCCTAGTCCctgaggaagaggaggacgccTACTTCGACGACCCCGACGAGGGCTTCGTCCCGCCTCCCGGCGATTCGGACCAACCGTGCGATTCCCCTCAGCCGCAGGACTCAGCCGCGCTACGAGCAA ATGAAGCGTCGGGCGGTTTGAAgcggcctccgcctccgccgccgccggagcaggatgaggaagaggagagAAGTAAGCGGAGAAACGTTGAGCAGGAGGACTCGGAGGACGAGGATTGGCTGCGATACTCGCCGCCTCCCGCCCCTGAAATCTTCGTCGCCGAGAAGACAATCTCGCGGTTCGCGTCGGAGATCCATGGAGACTCTGTGCCCGTCACTGCCCCCAATGGGGAGAGGGTTTATGCCAAGCTTGCAATGGAGGGGTTGGTCGGTCGAGGAATTAACGGAACTAGGCAAGGGGCTCACTTCTCCAACCCAAACAGCAACCACAAGG GCCTGCTCTCAGAATCCTTTCACTCACTAACAAGGCGTGCTGAGCAGGAGGCTTTAGCTAAG GCATTGCAGGAAAGTACAGACTCAATAGACCGCGTGGCTTGTTCAGTGACTCCACTAGTCACAGAAAAACTTTGGGTGGAAAAGTATGCACCAAATTCTTTCACAGAGCTATTAAGTGATGAGCACACAAACCGAGAG GCACTTCTATGGCTAAAACAATGGGACTCCTGTGTTTTTGGGTCCCATATTCGGGCAACGGGTGATGATGTCTTATCTGCCTTACGTCGACACTCTTCAACCATCCACAAGAATGCAAGTAACAGAAATTTCTTTTCCAAGAGTAAGGGGGGTCCTGTTGCAAGTCAAGATGACACACCCCTGAATGCACAAAGCAGCAATCCAGAAGGTTTGGGTGGCTCCTTCAGCAAAAAGGCATCAGTTGATAATACACCAGAACAAAAG GTGTTGCTACTATGTGGTCCACCTGGACTTGGAAAGACTACACTTGCTCATGTTGCAGCCAGACATTGTGGCTACCATGTTGTGGAG ATTAATGCCAATGATGACCGTTCTGCTTCATCCATTGAAACAAAAATTCTCGATGTAGTTCAGATGAACTCGATCATGTCAGATTCGAAGCCCAAGTGTCTG GTAATTGATGAAATTGATGGAGCGCTTGGTGATGGAAAAGGTGCAGTGGAGGTCATCTTGAAGATG ATCAATGCTGAAAAGAGTAATAATTCCGACAGGAGCACTAATGGTGAGGAAACTCAAGCCCGAAAGGCATCTAGGAAAAGTCATAGAACAGCAAAACTACTGAGGCCT GTAATTTGTATATGCAATGACCTTTATGCTCCAGCCCTGAGACAACTGCGCCAAGTAGCCAA GGTTCATGTGTTTGTGCAGCCGACAATTAGCCGCGTGGTGAACAG GCTCAAGTATATATGCAAAAACGAAGGTTTCAAGACAAGCTCGATCGCTCTTTCTGCATTAGCGGAGTACACTG AATGTGACATCCGTTCATGCCTAAACACACTTCAGTTTTTGAACAAGAAAAGAGTGGCACTAAACATT ACAGCGTTCGATTCACAAGTAATTGGACAGAAAGATAAGTCAAAAAGCATCCTTGACGTTTGGAAGCAG GTTTTGCAAAAGAAAAGACTCAAGCGGTCTGGAAAGGCTGAAAGCCTTTTCAATGAAGACAAGGACATAGACTCTCTCTTCACACTCATATCTAACCG TGGTGATTATGAAGTTGCTATGGATGGGATCCATGAAAATTTCTTGAGACTATCGTATCATGACCCAATGTTGCAAAAGACT GTAAAATGTCTCGATATACTTGGAGTTTCAGATTCCTTGACCCAGTATGTTTACCGGACTCAGCAGATGCCACTTCATG CATATCAACCTCCAATTGCTATCACTATAAGCCGCATGGTTGCTCAAGTTGAGAAGCCAAATATTGAATGGCCAAAAGCTTTGCAGAG GTCTCGAGCATTGCTTTTAGAAAAGAAAGACATGTTGAAGACCTGGCAAAACCAAATGTCACCATTTGTTTCAAGGCACCTCAG AGAATCATTCGTTGAAGACATTGCTTCCCCCTTTTTACATATTCTCTCTCCAATGAGTTTGAGACCT GTAGCACTGAATTTGCTGTCAGAAAGAGAAAAGGATGAACTTGTGCAGCTAGTTGATACTATGGTCTCCTATTCAGTTACATACAGAAACACAAAGTTTGTCCCTCAAGAAAAGGCAAACATATCTGTAGTGCCCCATGAAGTTTCATCACTCTCTCTTTATCCTCCAATCAATAATGTCATAAATTTCAAG GGCTATCAATCAGAGCACATTGGTCTGTCTTTAGCCATGAAACAGGTTTTGGTGCATGAG GTAGAGAAGCAAAAGATCATTAAAGATAGTGCTGGCAAATTGTTGAACCAATCTAATGATGGAGATATGAAGAGCGAAGCTTTATCAGCTATAAGGAAGAAAACAGTAGCTAATTCCATCCGTCCAGCTTTACATTCTTCCAAGGATAGTTCTAATTGCAGTTCATCTACCCTTGAAATGCAATCAAACTCAGCCTCTAATGTGAATGGTAAAGATTCTGTACCTGCCAAAAAACACTCCAGTCGCGGAACAAATTTCTTTGGCAG GTTTAGGAAGGAAAGACCAGTAGATGCAAAAACTCGTAGCGATGTGGGGCTGCAAGGAGGAACACTTCAGAGGGATTCACGCCCTCTGATCTTCAAATATAATGAG GGTTTCACAAATGCTGTGAAAAGACCAGTGAGAGTTCGGGATCTTCTGCTTAGTTAG